Below is a window of Bacteroidota bacterium DNA.
TACTCTTTATGGAACTGCAACGATTTCTGACAAATATGGCAAGCTGTTATTTTATACTAATGGCACTACAATCTGGAATAAAAACCACGATACCCTTAAAAATGGATATGGATTAAATGGGGGCTATGGAGCTATGCCAAGTGCTTTAATTATTCCTCAACCTGGCAACACAAATTTGTATTATTTTTTTACCGTAATAAATTACTCAAAGTCAAATCAGGGTTTTTGGTACCACATTGTGGATATTACCAAAGATAATGGAAAAGGTGAAGTAATTTTAAAAAATCAATTTATAAGTGGCAATGTAACAGAAAGATTTTCTGCCACCTTTCATTCCGATAAAAAATCAGTTTGGATTATGATACACAAATGGCAATCAAATAATTACAAAGCCTATTTACTAAAAAATTCAGGTTTGGATACAATTCCAGTAGTTTCTGCTATTGGTACAACCCATGAAGGAACTGTAACTAATTTTTATGGCCAAATGAAATTTTCTGCTTCAGGAAAAAAATTGGCTTGTGCAATGCAGGATACTTCTATTATTGATATATTTGACTTTAACAATGCAACAGGACAAATTTCAAATTGTATTTCAATAAATCTAAAAAGAAATATTGGCTATACCATTTTTGGTGTTGAGTTTTCCCCCAGTGAAAACTTACTATATGTTACAGGCTCTAGTAGCCCTGCTGGTATATTTCAGATTGATCTATCATCAGGGATTGACAGTACAATTAAAAATTCTGTTAACCAAATTTATATAAATAATAATAGTGGATGGTATTTTTGTTTACAAATAGGCTTGGACAAAAAAATTTATGTGGCACGTGTTTATGCTTTTCTAGGTTGCATTAATAAGCCAAATAAAAAAGGTAGTGCCTGTAATTATATAGACCAAGGTTTAACATTACCAATGGGAGGGAATAAAGGTCTTCCCACCTTTCTCCAATCCTATTTTTACCTTCCTGATATAGAAATAGAAAACACCTGCCTCGGGGATAGCACTGCATTTAATTTAAAAGACACCACCAACATAGATTCGGTTTATTGGAGTTTTGGGGATAGTAATTATTCATGGCAGTTTTATCCCAAACATGTCTATTCAGATACTGGCTATTACCAAACAAGTGCTGTCATATTTTATAATAATACAAACGATACCTTTGAAAGGGAAATCAGAATCAGTAATTATGCTTATGCTAATTTTGGTATTACGGATAACTCGAAGTGTTTGCTTGGCAATGAGTTTTATTTTTATGATTCTTCTACCGCCATAGATGGTAGCATGACCTACGAGTGGGATTTCGGGGATAGTACAGGCTCGTTTCAGCAAAACCCTATAAAGTCATTTTTAGTTGCTGATACATTTAATGTTAAATTAACGGTTACTTCATCTTATGGCTGTGAAACATCAAAAACCAAAGAGCTTTATGTACAGCCAATGCCAGAGGCTAAAATAAACATAAACGACACAGCCCAATGCTTTAACAAAAACAACTTCATATTCTTAAACCCAAGTGATTCCTTAAATTTAAATGTTTCAAAAACATGGTATTTCGGAGACGGCAACACATCAAATGCTGATACAGCACAACATATTTATTTAATTGCCGATACTTTTAATGTGGTTTTAATCGAAGAAACAAATCATGGTTGTAGAGATACAGCAACAAAAGAAATTATTGTACATCCAAGTCCGGTTACAGAGTTTTCGGTTAATGATTCCGTTCAATGTTTTAATGAAAATCATTTTCAATTTACAAACCTAACAGGTTTTGAAATGCTGTTAGGTTTAAACTATAGCTGGGATTTCGGCAACGGTTCAACTTCAACTGATTCCAACGGACAAATGAAATATTTAAGCTTTGATACTTTTGATGTTAGGCTTGTTGCTATTTCACCATTAGGCTGTACTGATACTATCGTAAAAAAAGTATATATTCTTGAATCACCAAAAGCGGATTTTGATATTATTAATAATTCTCAATGCTTTACAGACAATTTATTTGAGTTTGAAAGCAAATCAGATTTTTCTACATTAACAAACTTAAACGATTTAATCCACAACTGGGATTTTGGGGATAATTCAGTTAGTAA
It encodes the following:
- a CDS encoding PKD domain-containing protein, which translates into the protein MKKLRSTYYFFVAIILIIISSQKAFPQLEAKHWYFGYKNAFKFENNQPVLLYDNKMSTLYGTATISDKYGKLLFYTNGTTIWNKNHDTLKNGYGLNGGYGAMPSALIIPQPGNTNLYYFFTVINYSKSNQGFWYHIVDITKDNGKGEVILKNQFISGNVTERFSATFHSDKKSVWIMIHKWQSNNYKAYLLKNSGLDTIPVVSAIGTTHEGTVTNFYGQMKFSASGKKLACAMQDTSIIDIFDFNNATGQISNCISINLKRNIGYTIFGVEFSPSENLLYVTGSSSPAGIFQIDLSSGIDSTIKNSVNQIYINNNSGWYFCLQIGLDKKIYVARVYAFLGCINKPNKKGSACNYIDQGLTLPMGGNKGLPTFLQSYFYLPDIEIENTCLGDSTAFNLKDTTNIDSVYWSFGDSNYSWQFYPKHVYSDTGYYQTSAVIFYNNTNDTFEREIRISNYAYANFGITDNSKCLLGNEFYFYDSSTAIDGSMTYEWDFGDSTGSFQQNPIKSFLVADTFNVKLTVTSSYGCETSKTKELYVQPMPEAKININDTAQCFNKNNFIFLNPSDSLNLNVSKTWYFGDGNTSNADTAQHIYLIADTFNVVLIEETNHGCRDTATKEIIVHPSPVTEFSVNDSVQCFNENHFQFTNLTGFEMLLGLNYSWDFGNGSTSTDSNGQMKYLSFDTFDVRLVAISPLGCTDTIVKKVYILESPKADFDIINNSQCFTDNLFEFESKSDFSTLTNLNDLIHNWDFGDNSVSNDTFPTHKYLSVDSFEINLIVTASNNCKDTVSKKKNVYVRPHPFVAFSLNDSDQCLNENDFAFSNLTAWGKAVRLNYFWSFGDNSFSTDSNTNHVFQKADTFFVKLTATSNHNCKDSITKSVIVNPSPKADFSINDSAQCFNENNFEFINLTTWSNAVRLKKYFWNFGDNNFSTDSNVNHKYKNEGIFNVKLKAINPYNCPDSIIKTVTVYPSPTADFSINDSTQCLDSNKFNFVDQSKISSGTLARQWFVDDSLTSTNPAINNFSFSDWGKYPIKIISTSNKNCNDKITKNIYVHPMPVAAYIYLNNCLEDTMFFYDKSFIDSGKVQRWFWEFGDNNYSNLQNPYNIYSDTGKKAVTLTSTSDFGCSTDTTKYFFIEQHVKANEIIRATVENNENILIEWTKATKGIPKTYILEKSENGISWYELSTSDNQTFDFLDFNNRVDEQSYFYRMFVIDSCDYKSEYTNYGKTILLTTETKSTYPKLKWTAYKQWNQGIKNYELQIFNKSKNKFTLVETIHELSLQGNYTFIDSFTKINQEFYCYRIVANRKGDS